The DNA segment CCAGCGACGAAGTTCGCGATGACGTTTTGCATCGCAAAACCGATTGCCAGTGCCCCGGCCGCGGCGATACCGGCCATCGATACGAGGAAGTTACCGTAATCGGCCGCTCCGAACGCGACGGCGATCCCGACGAACAGGACGCCAAACTTTGTGAGTTTGAGTAGCGGTATCTGTGCGTGTTCGTCCAGGTCTCGCCGTCGCATTCCGCGTCGAACGAGCGGGACGACGATCACGCGGCCGAGCAGCCAGACGACGACCAGTGTGAGGACGAAGATGATCGCACCTTCGAGGGTCCCTGCGAGTGCGTTATCGATGCCGCCGATGGCCTCGAGTTGCTCACCGATCGGACCCAGGTCTTCCTGGAGCGGTGCCGGAAGCACCGTGCCCATCATCGATGGATCACGGCGGTGTGCCCGCGCGTCTCAACGAGCGTGCCGTTCACTTCCTCGGCGAGTGACTGTGCTTTGCTCTCGGTGGAGTCCCCGGCTCGAGCAGCCCGAAGAAACTTCACTTTTACCAGATTCTCGTTTGCGAGCTGGTCGTTCAACTCGTCGACGACGGCGTCGACGCCGCTTTTACCGACCCAGACGGTTACGTCGAGGTCGTGGGCTCGCTTTTTCAGTTCCTGTGTATCCATAGGGCGTCGTAAGGAGGCCGATGGTTTCAATCTTCGCGAATCGATATTCGAATTCGACCGCTTGTGGCATGCACGGTCACTCGTAGGGGTACCGAGCGTGGTGTCCACAGTCACAGGTGATCACCACGTGGCCATCCTGGAGGCGAACGCGAGCGTTCACGCCCGGGCGGAGATACGCATCACACGCGTCGCAGGTGAACCGTTTGAACGTTCGAGGGAGCGACAGTCGGTTCCGTTCGGCCACGCGACGGGCCAGCCTGACGTAGTGTTTGGCCCGCTCGTCCTCACCGTCGGCAGCCGCCGCTCGAGCGAGGTCGTGGAG comes from the Natronosalvus amylolyticus genome and includes:
- a CDS encoding ribonuclease P protein component 4, with the protein product MNIAAERIDRLHDLARAAAADGEDERAKHYVRLARRVAERNRLSLPRTFKRFTCDACDAYLRPGVNARVRLQDGHVVITCDCGHHARYPYE
- a CDS encoding YhbY family RNA-binding protein, with the translated sequence MDTQELKKRAHDLDVTVWVGKSGVDAVVDELNDQLANENLVKVKFLRAARAGDSTESKAQSLAEEVNGTLVETRGHTAVIHR